The Medicago truncatula cultivar Jemalong A17 chromosome 4, MtrunA17r5.0-ANR, whole genome shotgun sequence genome includes a region encoding these proteins:
- the LOC11444182 gene encoding uncharacterized protein produces the protein MPLNNDKSPPVSNSSNPNPRNSETINPMRRSFSGNPFSKPSLIAANPRSSFSHSHTPANSPSDFSRKSFVDDKENAKDQFMKPAKVRSPAATSKSTKNFMSPTISASFKMAESPRKKILAERNEPTPTSDNKVHVRKVTFSDPLEQKRLDAASLDGNNRILFPSFESEDLSGETLLESNVVPMYDLSFDAMRMNVPMIPNNDSDFSFETVHTEPSFQNVPLIRNNDSDFVNLDPTFKLSPATATPPVSYTANAVDPLIDTDPSVPPYDPKTNYLSPRPQFLHYKPKPRMELEDSFDLSGNFSDTDVTEYTQSDESQKESSEDVSSDETVKQEDDQISEQSPVRTLLPEKTVEAKELRKPRFSLRSKVAVLILLLSTAFVSISIPNSPGYHAVLEDFYEAYESSEFPELARANFDQFSQFAKANFEGFSRNLHTWYTKSLSSISELISDVRGVRNMSQLQYFNLTVLHDYSAVNQSPIFGRGENKIGYTCPPVQETHVASEISMDEYFGDISAEHYEVYEEQLQHDMGMNTGFETALDAQESEEVHKGQPATYIESEQQAEHEHLDAKLEEEVDANFEVGDALESEEVLTGQSTALVEPKQDLQLVESVISEGNQTPKDDDNENMPSSNSEIQNEVCGESNVDTKLEQENDGKLIGKESDADLKHSPVSDSEVAEIHTDGQAVGISAGTDAAIRGNEQLLEATHSPHNMVLYLLLCAGTVFIAGATFNWSRKVKSRSKKITSCVEKPKIESEDKKISPDKPSMRNVPVEMDVVGESCPSEMSSFEKSSSSRVNHSNEAISVEKKRRNYHRRESLASSDYSMGSPSYGSLTVYEKIPKGRGEEEIVTPVRRSSRIRSIATSPV, from the exons ATGCCTCTCAACAACGACAAATCTCCTCCAGtttcaaattcatcaaaccctaaTCCAAGAAATTCAGAAACCATTAACCCCATGCGAAGAAGTTTCTCTGGAAATCCATTCTCTAAACCTTCCCTCATCGCTGCTAACCCTAGATCCAGTTTCTCTCACTCTCACACCCCCGCCAATAGTCCTTCAG ATTTTTCAAGAAAAAGCTTTGTTGATGACAAAGAAAACGCAAAAGATCAGTTTATGAAACCAGCAAAGGTTCGATCACCAGCTGCAACGTCGAAATCAACAAAGAATTTCATGTCTCCGACGATCTCTGCTTCGTTCAAGATGGCTGAGTCACCGCGAAAGAAAATCCTTGCGGAGAGGAACGAGCCTACTCCTACTTCTGACAACAAAGTTCATGTTCGGAAGGTAACTTTTTCTGATCCTTTAGAACAGAAAAGGCTTGATGCTGCTTCATTAGATGGGAATAATAGAATCCTCTTTCCGAGTTTTGAGTCTGAAGATTTGAGTGGTGAAACTTTGTTAGAGTCCAATGTTGTTCCTATGTATGATTTGTCGTTTGATGCTATGCGTATGAATGTTCCTATGATTCCAAACAATGATTcagatttttcatttgaaactgTGCACACTGAACCCTCATTTCAAAATGTTCCATTGATTAGAAACAATGATTCAGATTTTGTTAACCTTGACCCTACTTTTAAGCTTAGTCCAGCCACGGCTACTCCTCCAGTTTCATACACTGCTAATGCCGTAGACCCTCTAATTGATACTGATCCCTCTGTGCCACCTTATGACCCTAAAACAAATTACCTATCCCCTAGGCCACAATTCCTACATTACAAACCAAAGCCGCGAATGGAATTAGAGGATAGTTTCGATCTGTCAGGAAACTTTTCAGATACAGATGTCACCGAGTATACTCAGTCTGATGAATCACAGAAGGAATCATCGGAGGATGTTTCTTCTGACGAAACTGTGAAGCAGGAAGATGATCAAATTTCTGAACAAAGTCCTGTTAGGACTCTCTTGCCAGAGAAAACAGTTGAAGCAAAGGAGTTGCGAAAACCACGCTTCTCTTTGAGATCAAAGGTTGCTGTTCTAATTTTGCTTCTGTCAACTGCTTTTGTATCGATTTCAATCCCAAATTCTCCAGGGTATCATGCTGTGTTGGAAGACTTTTATGAGGCTTATGAGTCTTCTGAATTTCCGGAGCTTGCAAGGGCTAACTTTGATCAATTCTCTCAGTTTGCAAAAGCGAATTTTGAGGGTTTCTCTCGGAATTTGCATACTTGGTATACTAAGTCGCTGTCTTCAATCTCTGAGTTGATTTCAGATGTCAGAGGAGTGCGTAATATGTCTCAGTTGCAGTACTTTAACTTGACTGTGTTGCACGACTATAGTGCAGTTAATCAGAGTCCTATCTTTGGTCGCggtgaaaataaaatagggtACACTTGCCCTCCTGTTCAAGAAACACACGTTGCCTCAGAGATTTCTATGGATGAGTATTTTGGTGATATTTCAGCAGAGCATTATGAAGTATATGAAGAACAACTTCAGCATGATATGGGAATGAACACTGGATTCGAAACTGCATTGGATGCTCAAGAATCTGAGGAAGTGCACAAGGGACAACCTGCTACTTATATAGAATCAGAACAGCAGGCTGAACATGAACATTTAGATGCAAAGTTGGAAGAAGAAGTTGATGCTAACTTTGAAGTTGGAGATGCTTTAGAGTCTGAGGAAGTACTCACGGGCCAGTCTACTGCTTTGGTAGAACCAAAGCAGGATTTGCAACTGGTTGAGTCAGTAATCTCAGAAGGAAACCAAACACCAAAGGATGATGATAATGAAAATATGCCAAGTTCAAATTCGGAAATTCAAAATGAAGTGTGTGGTGAAAGCAATGTAGATACAAAGCTGGAACAAGAAAATGATGGTAAATTAATTGGCAAAGAAAGTGATGCAGATCTCAAGCATTCACCAGTTTCAGATTCAGAAGTTGCTGAGATACACACGGATGGCCAAGCAGTGGGAATATCAGCTGGCACAGATGCTGCAATTAGAGGGAATGAGCAGCTATTAGAAGCAACTCACAGTCCTCATAACATGGTGCTATACCTGCTGCTTTGTGCAGGTACAGTTTTTATTGCAGGTGCAACTTTTAACTGGTCAAGGAAAGTTAAAAGCAGAAGCAAAAAAATTACTAGTTGTGTAGAGAAACCTAAGATTGAATCTGAGGACAAGAAGATTTCCCCAGATAAGCCATCTATGAGGAATGTGCCTGTAGAGATGGACGTGGTTGGAGAATCGTGCCCTTCAGAAATGAGCAGCTTTGAGAAGAGCTCATCTAGCAGAGTGAATCATTCGAATGAAGCTATCAGCGTAGAGAAAAAGCGCCGAAATTACCATAGGAGAGAGTCTTTGGCCTCTTCTGACTACTCCATGGGTTCACCATCCTATGGAAGCCTAACAGTGTATGAGAAAATTCCGAAG GGACGCGGCGAAGAGGAGATAGTTACTCCGGTTAGGCGTTCAAGTAGGATTAGGAGCATTGCCACTTCTCCagtataa